The following coding sequences are from one uncultured Tateyamaria sp. window:
- the uxuA gene encoding mannonate dehydratase: MIECWRWFGPDDPTRLSDLPQVGARGVVTALHQYAPGAEWPRQAIQARKQMIEAAGLTWEVVESLPVSEAIKTQGTDAAQHIAAYKASMASLAQAGVRTICYNFMPILDWTRTETHARQPHGGTAMLFDLVQFAAFDLHVLQRPSAPDDYPPAVQDAARAAFAAMQDADIARLTRTIIAGLPGANDGWTLADVRDRLATYDGIDPAQLRSHLIDFLAEVAPVAEALGLRLCCHPDDPPFSLLGLPRVMSSTDDYQAVLDTVDVAANGATLCTGSLGVSPDFDAPEFVRRLGPRIHFAHLRNTSRLPSPDPQRPGFLEAAHLEGDTDMVATIRALMDEEARRRGAGRPDHAIPMRPDHGQELLMDRARDSLPGYPLIGRMRGLAELRGIMAAVAGAQS, from the coding sequence GATCGAATGCTGGCGCTGGTTTGGACCTGACGACCCCACACGGCTGTCTGACCTGCCGCAAGTTGGGGCACGCGGTGTCGTGACGGCGCTGCACCAATACGCGCCGGGCGCCGAATGGCCCCGGCAAGCGATCCAGGCGCGCAAGCAGATGATCGAAGCCGCCGGTCTGACCTGGGAAGTTGTCGAAAGCCTGCCGGTGTCCGAAGCGATCAAGACGCAAGGCACGGACGCGGCGCAGCATATCGCGGCCTACAAGGCCAGCATGGCATCCCTGGCCCAGGCCGGGGTGCGCACGATCTGCTATAACTTCATGCCGATCCTTGATTGGACACGCACGGAAACCCACGCGCGTCAGCCCCATGGCGGCACGGCAATGCTGTTCGACCTCGTCCAGTTCGCGGCCTTCGATTTGCACGTCCTGCAACGCCCGTCCGCCCCGGATGACTACCCGCCCGCGGTACAGGACGCGGCCCGTGCGGCATTTGCTGCAATGCAGGACGCCGACATCGCGCGCTTGACGCGCACCATCATCGCGGGCCTGCCGGGGGCCAATGATGGCTGGACCCTGGCAGACGTACGCGACCGTCTTGCGACCTATGACGGCATCGATCCGGCGCAGCTGCGGTCGCATCTGATCGACTTCCTGGCCGAGGTGGCGCCCGTGGCCGAGGCGTTGGGTCTGCGCCTGTGCTGCCACCCCGATGATCCGCCCTTTTCCCTGCTGGGCCTGCCCCGGGTCATGTCGTCGACGGATGACTACCAGGCCGTTCTGGACACTGTGGATGTCGCGGCAAACGGGGCGACCTTGTGCACGGGGTCATTGGGCGTATCCCCAGACTTCGATGCGCCGGAGTTTGTGCGCCGCCTTGGCCCGCGCATACATTTTGCGCATCTTCGCAACACCAGTCGACTGCCGTCGCCTGACCCGCAGCGCCCCGGCTTCCTTGAAGCGGCCCACCTGGAAGGTGATACCGACATGGTCGCGACGATCCGGGCCCTGATGGACGAAGAAGCCAGGCGGCGCGGTGCGGGCCGACCGGATCATGCAATTCCGATGCGCCCGGATCACGGGCAAGAACTGTTGATGGACCGCGCACGCGACAGCCTGCCTGGCTATCCGTTGATCGGGCGCATGCGCGGGTTGGCGGAACTGCGCGGTATCATGGCCGCCGTCGCCGGAGCGCAGTCATGA